GCCCTGTATGAATTCCTGATCGCCCGGCTGCTTGTATCGACCCAACGTACAACACCAGTTTCTGGATCGATGAATTGCACCAGACCAACATTCGGAAGTTCTCCTTCACGGGGATCGGTGGTGCGTAGAACAACCAGGTCATGTTTGCGATTTGCGATCTTCAACGCATCATCATAACCTTCATCCATAAGGTCACTGATCAAGAATGCAATACTGCGTTTTTTGATCACATTATTCAAATAGCGCAACGCCTCTGTTATATCGGTTCCCTTACTGGTAGCACGGAATTCCAGTAGCTCGCGTACCATACGAAGGATATGGGATCTGCCTTTTTTCGGTGGAATGAATTTCTCGACCTTGTCACTGAACAGGATCAAACCCACCTTATCGTTGTTCTTGATGGCGCTAAAGGCTATCGTGGCGCACACTTCGGTGATCAATTCACGTTTCAATTGCAACGCTGTTCCAAAATCCGCAGATGCACTAACGTCCGCTACCAGCATTACAGTAAGCTCACGTTCCTCTTCGAATACCTTAACGAAGGGATGCCCGAACCGAGCGGTCACGTTCCAATCGATCGTCCGCACTTCATCGCCAGGCGTGTATTCCCGCACCTCACTAAAGGTCATGCCTTTTCCTTTGAAGGCACTGTGGTATTCGCCACTGAAAATATGCTCACTCAAGCCGCGTGTTTTCAACTCGATCAAGCGCACCTTTTTCAGGAGTTCCTTGGTATGTTGGGCGGTATCCATGCAATCTCTGTAGATCGGAAAGCCAGGGCTATTGAATGGTCAGAGTGTTTGTGAAGATCCCAAAAGCAGATTGAAAATGATTGGTTCAATTTCTGCGTCTTCGTCAAAATATAGAATACGACTAGCCACTTCATTGAACCATTCAGCCCGCCATTTATCAGCATTGATCATATTGATCTGCGTCATCAGCGTTCAAAAAGATCATGGAACTTCAACCGTATTCATCACTCGTTCAATGATCTCCATAACGGAAATATTCTCTGCTTCTGCCTCGTAGGTAAGGCCGATACGATGACGCAGAACATCCGGGCAAACAGCACGGACATCCTCCGGAATAACGTACCCACGACGCTTCGTGAATGCCAAGGCTTTTGCAGCCAATGCCATGTTGATACTCGCTCGTGGCGATCCACCAATAGCGATCAAAGATGTCAGGTCCGTCAATTTGTATTGATCCGGTTTACGCGTCGCGTATACGATATCCACGATGTATTGCTCGATCTTTTCGTCCATGTAAACCTCACGCACTAATTGGCGTGCAGCCAGGATCTCTGCTGGCTTCACCACCTTTTGTGCAGTTGGCATACCACCTACGCGTACATTTTGCCGAATAATGGCTTTTTCTTCTTCGCGCTTCGGATAATCAAGAACCACCTTCAGCATGAAACGGTCGGTCTGTGCTTCCGGTAAGGGATATGTTCCTTCCTGTTCGATGGGGTTCATGGTGGCCATTACCAAGAAGGGTTGTGGCAGTTGGTAAGTGCTGGTACCGATGGTTACCTGCCTTTCCTGCATTGCTTCCAACAAGGCACTTTGCACTTTTGCAGGCGCACGGTTGATCTCATCCGCCAATACGAAATTGCTGAAGATGGGTCCTTTCTTAACGCTGAACTCTTCGTTGCGTGGGCTGTAGATCAGCGTTCCGATAAGGTCAGCGGGCAAGAGGTCCGGCGTGAATTGGATACGACTGAAATCAACATCCACCGTGCTTGCAAGGGCTTTGATCGCCATGGTCTTGGCCAGACCAGGTACACCTTCCAAGAGGATATGCCCATCAGCCAACAACGCGACCAATAGCTTTTGGATCATGTCCTTCTGGCCAATGATCACCCGCTCCATTTGCTGATCGATCAGGTCCACAAAAGCACTGGCCTGCTGAATGCGATCGTTAAGTGCCCGAATACTCTCGGATGTAACGGTTTCAGGTGTATCGGAAAATGTCTGTTCCATGTTGCAATAGGTGCGTTTCCCTTAAGTTGAAGTCAAAGATCAACTTACGTTCCGGACGAGCGAAAAATGCGCCGTTAAATGGTGTTAACCGAAACGTTGTTTAGCATCGTAAAATTGGTTGAGGGACGAATAGACCGATCGAAAGACGTGCTGTACCTTCGACGGCATGACCATCACCACAGAAACCTTATCACTTGAAGAAGCAACCGGACATGTTCGCGCATTCCACGATGCGTTCGGGATTTCTAACGCATCGGAACCGACCGGTGCGATCGGTGACCGCGATGCATTGTTGCGGTATAAGCTGATCCGGGAAGAGAACGAAGAATACCTGGATGCCGCCATGAACGGAGACCTGGTGGAAGTTGCCGATGCCTTGGGTGATATCCTTTACATCGTTTGCGGCACCATGTTGAAGCATGGGTTGGAGCACAAAATGGGAGAAGTATTC
This genomic window from Flavobacteriales bacterium contains:
- a CDS encoding DUF58 domain-containing protein; this translates as MDTAQHTKELLKKVRLIELKTRGLSEHIFSGEYHSAFKGKGMTFSEVREYTPGDEVRTIDWNVTARFGHPFVKVFEEERELTVMLVADVSASADFGTALQLKRELITEVCATIAFSAIKNNDKVGLILFSDKVEKFIPPKKGRSHILRMVRELLEFRATSKGTDITEALRYLNNVIKKRSIAFLISDLMDEGYDDALKIANRKHDLVVLRTTDPREGELPNVGLVQFIDPETGVVRWVDTSSRAIRNSYRATALKHQNRTRELLRRSGVDNTTISTDAGYVKPLMNLFKQR
- a CDS encoding MoxR family ATPase; this encodes MEQTFSDTPETVTSESIRALNDRIQQASAFVDLIDQQMERVIIGQKDMIQKLLVALLADGHILLEGVPGLAKTMAIKALASTVDVDFSRIQFTPDLLPADLIGTLIYSPRNEEFSVKKGPIFSNFVLADEINRAPAKVQSALLEAMQERQVTIGTSTYQLPQPFLVMATMNPIEQEGTYPLPEAQTDRFMLKVVLDYPKREEEKAIIRQNVRVGGMPTAQKVVKPAEILAARQLVREVYMDEKIEQYIVDIVYATRKPDQYKLTDLTSLIAIGGSPRASINMALAAKALAFTKRRGYVIPEDVRAVCPDVLRHRIGLTYEAEAENISVMEIIERVMNTVEVP
- a CDS encoding nucleoside triphosphate pyrophosphohydrolase family protein, with product MTITTETLSLEEATGHVRAFHDAFGISNASEPTGAIGDRDALLRYKLIREENEEYLDAAMNGDLVEVADALGDILYIVCGTMLKHGLEHKMGEVFREIQRSNMSKLDANGKAIYREDGKVLKSDMYFKPDIVAILAKE